The region AAGGAATATGTCCCATACTTCCCGTTACATCCAATCCTAAAATAATAGGAACCGAATTCGGATGAACTTCAGAATCTCTTGATTCCCTGAAAGAAATACCATAAGGATTCATCGATTCATGTGCTTTTCTTTTTGCATTCTGCGTGAAGATTTCACCTGCAGATTTTGATGCATATCCTGCTTTCTTTGCTCTGTCAAAACGAGCGTCCATGTCATATCTTGTACCTCCCATAACTTAAATTTTTTTGCCAAATAAATATTCAAATCTTTTTCTTGTCAGTTCTAATCGAATATTTAAATTTCTGATGATTAATGATAATTCTATGTCTTTCTGAACGAATGCTTCCGGCTGAAAATCAGCGAAAGTCAAACTGTTTTTGTCTAAAGGACTGATGTCTGTTAAACCTTCCTGTTCTCTTTCCAGCCTTTTGATCTTCAGTTCGATATCCTCTACTCTCCGCCTGTAAATCAGCGCTGCATCTTCTCCGATAATTCGGGCACGGTCCTCTCTAATCTGGTCATTATTTCTCTGTAATGACCCGATGAATCTGGGCTTTAGATTGTCTTCCATAATTCATTTTTATTTGTGTTAATTTTACGCTAATTTAAAACTGCATGGTTTTGCTTTAACTTTTCTTAAATTAGTTTTTAGAGTACATAACGTCTGTTCTCAAAACGTACTTTAAACCACTGATTAAAGTTTTTCCTTCGTGTCTCAAAGGATGGTAAAAAACTAACGCAGATCCTTTCTTCGGGAGTACAGTGAACAGATTTTCAAATTCAGTTTCTCCGCCTTCAAAATCATCATTCAGATAGATTAAAAAAGTGTAAAAGCTTACTTCATTTTCATTTCTTTCATAGCTTCCATCTCTATGCATTCTGAACAGTTGCCCCGGCAAATATTTATAAACCCTGAACATTTCATTAAAACCTGACAGGTTATATATTCCCGCTTTTTCCGGTAAGAATTCTTTTGCCTTTTCAAAGAGATTTGCAGCCATCTTTTCATCAAATATCATAAGCCTTTCATTATTTCTTATTCCTTTGCTCATGACCTGTTTTCCGTGCATATTTATTTTTGCCTCTTCGAAAGTCTGTTTCTCTGCTCTTTTTATATATTCATCACATTCTTCATCATTCAAAAAATTCTCTATAATAAAAATCTGTGGGTGTAATTCTTTCTTTTCCATAATTTATATTTTGTGTCGTGTTAGTGTGTTTTTACCTTCTTAATTCATCTCTTACTTCCATTAAAGCAAATCCTAAAAGATTTTCACCCTCCCATTGTGACGGATTTTGAGCTCTCGGATCGGTTTCAAGCATTCCGATTCCCCAAATTGCATCGTATGGACTGGCTTCTACCAGAATCTTATCATTTGTTGAAAGCAAAAATTCTTTAAACTTTTCATTTTGAGAAAACTTCAACAGATTTCCTTGTCTTACAATTTGATATTTGTGCTCATCCCAGATTTTCGGATCAAAGTTTTTTACTTTTCTTCCCAGACTTTTTGCCAGATTCGGAGTTTCTGCTTTTACAATTTGTTCTAAAAC is a window of Candidatus Chryseobacterium colombiense DNA encoding:
- a CDS encoding 2OG-Fe(II) oxygenase, which encodes MEKKELHPQIFIIENFLNDEECDEYIKRAEKQTFEEAKINMHGKQVMSKGIRNNERLMIFDEKMAANLFEKAKEFLPEKAGIYNLSGFNEMFRVYKYLPGQLFRMHRDGSYERNENEVSFYTFLIYLNDDFEGGETEFENLFTVLPKKGSALVFYHPLRHEGKTLISGLKYVLRTDVMYSKN
- a CDS encoding NADAR family protein; the protein is MKYTLNNTIEKYNKKEKLEFLFFWGHTMKDEITKACFSQWFPFEFQENGIIYKTAEHYMMAGKAKLFNDDEVLEQIVKAETPNLAKSLGRKVKNFDPKIWDEHKYQIVRQGNLLKFSQNEKFKEFLLSTNDKILVEASPYDAIWGIGMLETDPRAQNPSQWEGENLLGFALMEVRDELRR